In Ipomoea triloba cultivar NCNSP0323 chromosome 15, ASM357664v1, one genomic interval encodes:
- the LOC116007701 gene encoding uncharacterized protein LOC116007701 yields the protein MATSSRKSNGYALRSSFQRSLSPSGRFCTPATEKDVSSFASYTSSSFCSSPSTGFFNRSASPTRVKLHGFAASTPTPSVRFSIDRSISPHRSVAVSRRDQVVRKQGVGNPLVNLPKKTCLCSPTSHPGSFRCSLHKNVNTRPSISYSPNRLNARRSAMTNSLVRIGTVEGDLVKRALAALIRPSSHQQRRRGDFHPRPSRLSRMSKAEEDL from the coding sequence ATGGCCACCTCTTCTAGAAAATCTAATGGTTACGCTCTAAGGTCAAGCTTTCAACGCTCGCTCTCGCCGTCGGGCCGCTTCTGTACTCCGGCAACCGAGAAAGATGTTTCCTCGTTCGCTTCGTATACCAGCTCGAGCTTTTGCTCGTCACCGTCTACTGGTTTCTTCAACCGATCGGCGTCCCCGACGCGTGTGAAGCTTCACGGCTTCGCAGCGTCAACACCGACGCCGTCCGTACGGTTCTCCATCGACCGATCTATCTCTCCGCATCGCTCGGTTGCGGTTTCTCGCCGAGATCAGGTGGTTCGCAAGCAGGGCGTTGGAAATCCGCTGGTGAATCTCCCGAAGAAGACGTGCCTCTGCTCGCCGACGTCGCATCCAGGTTCGTTTCGATGTAGTTTGCACAAGAACGTGAACACTAGGCCGTCGATTTCGTACTCGCCTAACCGGCTCAACGCTCGGAGATCGGCGATGACTAACTCGCTGGTGCGGATCGGGACTGTCGAAGGCGATTTGGTGAAGCGTGCGTTGGCGGCCTTGATTCGTCCTTCGTCTCATCAGCAACGTCGCCGCGGCGATTTCCATCCTAGGCCTAGCCGCCTCTCGAGGATGTCGAAAGCCGAGGAGGACCTGTGA
- the LOC116005853 gene encoding uncharacterized protein LOC116005853: MMRDDGWKALLQEVSLFCNKHSIPILTLDEVYVVPGRPRRNVEERTHFHKYRVERFYAVLDLQLQELNNRFNEKTTELLLCVACFDPRDSFARFDKKKLVRLAQFYPNDFSIIELELLDNQLQTYFVDVTSDHVFSKLDGINELAQKMVETERHLDYTLVYLLLKLFFILPVATASVERAFSAMKLIKTSLCNRMGDDLLNDCLLPYVEKEVFDQVSNRAILHRFQNMRERRGVLSRNLS, translated from the coding sequence ATGATGAGAGATGATGGGTGGAAAGCTCTTTTACAAGAAGTTTCACTGTTTTGTAACAAGCATTCAATTCCCATACTTACTTTGGATGAAGTTTATGTAGTTCCAGGAAGACCTCGCCGTAATGTTGAAGAAAGAACTCATTTTCATAAGTACCGTGTTGAAAGGTTTTATGCGGTCTTAGATCTACAACTTCAAGAGCTAAACAACCGTTTCAATGAGAAGACTACAGAGTTGCTCTTATGCGTGGCCTGTTTTGATCCCAGGGATTCATTTGCTAGGTTTGATAAGAAAAAATTAGTTCGATTGGCACAGTTCTATCCAAATGATTTTTCTATTATTGAACTTGAATTACTAGATAACCAACTACAGACTTATTTTGTTGATGTAACTTCTGATCATGTTTTCTCTAAATTGGATGGTATTAATGAATTAGCTCAAAAAATGGTGGAAACGGAAAGACATTTGGACTATACGTTAGTGTATTTACTTCTAAAGTTGTTTTTTATTCTACCGGTTGCAACTGCTAGTGTGGAAAGAGCATTTTCTGCTATGAAGTTAATCAAGACATCTTTATGCAACCGGATGGGTGATGATTTATTAAATGATTGCTTATTGCCGTATGTTGAAAAAGAAGTTTTTGATCAAGTTTCAAATAGAGCAATTCTACACCGATTTCAAAATATGAGAGAGCGTAGAGGAGTATTATCTCGTAATTTAtcataa
- the LOC116005854 gene encoding uncharacterized protein LOC116005854 codes for MTSPLIQKDIVNAIASETTEIIINDLGEELFGIIVDESKDISVTEQMIVFIPYVNSSGHIVEHMLGITHVRDTTSMSLKVAIEDLLTRHVLSISRIRSQGYDEASNMRALVDAARENSAVGNFFVTVSQLCNIVLDEIGVNEGPKQRTEAFGVLKDVLCFDFVFFLHLMKDVLGITNDLS; via the exons ATGACTTCTCCTTTAATTCAAAAAGATATAGTTAATGCAATTGCAAGTGAGACAActgaaataataattaatgatctTGGTGAAGAATTATTTGGAATAATAGTTGATGAGTCAAAAGATATATCAGTTACAGAGCAAATGATTGTGTTTATTCCGTATGTGAATTCAAGTGGGCATATTGTTGAGCATATGCTTGGAATTACTCATGTTCGTGATACTACATCTATGTCTCTTAAAGTAGCCATTGAAGATCTTCTAACAAGGCATGTATTAAGCATTTCAAGAATACGAAGCCAAGGATATGATGAAGCAAGTAATATGCGAG CACTTGTGGATGCAGCAAGAGAAAATAGTGCTGTTGGAAATTTTTTTGTCACTGTCTCGCAATTGTGCAATATT GTTCTTGATGAAATAGGAGTCAATGAGGGTCCAAAACAAAGGACAGAAGCATTTGGAGTATTGAAGGATGTTCTATgttttgattttgtattctttttGCATTTGATGAAGGATGTTTTAGGAATTACCAATGACTTGTCATAG
- the LOC116005855 gene encoding uncharacterized protein LOC116005855 produces MARMSMEESSKMRPTKKTSVIKRQWTKAEDAALIECLIDLSNDRSTKGDNGFKSGYLQQLEKMLQVKLPGSNIKATPHIESRYKLWRRQFLAIQEMLNKGSGFGWNDSEKCVTATKDVFEEWVKSHPTAAGLRNKPFPYLDELMAVWGNDHASGAGAETPADAVEELDQRGDNVDDFQVDWEIGEDEGLGQNEAEHNVDKADLSSCPSTNTANVKKQLTGKKRSRSDDGFNDLVAEIHDYVGAYKHVATYFQNESENNTRKMKIFEEIMQLPGFSTEEIMNAGEHILKDSHKLDTFFALPKELRSHYVVKQLSEINAYHPTFDFHCGDDV; encoded by the exons ATGGCAAG AATGTCAATGGAAGAAAGTAGTAAAATGCGGCCTACAAAGAAAACTTCTGTTATTAAAAGGCAATGGACTAAAGCAGAAGATGCAGCTTTAATTGAATGTCTTATTGATTTGTCAAATGATCGAAGTACAAAGGGGGATAATGGATTCAAAAGTGGATACTTGCAGCAACTTGAGAAGATGCTTCAAGTGAAACTACCAGGATCAAACATTAAGGCCACCCCACACATTGAATCTCGCTATAAACTTTGGAGGAGGCAATTTCTTGCAATTCAAGAGATGCTAAACAAAGGAAGTGGGTTTGGATGGAATGATAGTGAGAAGTGTGTTACTGCTACCAAGGATGTTTTTGAGGAATGGGTTAAA agtCATCCTACTGCTGCTGGATTAAGGAACAAACCATTCCCATATTTAGATGAGTTGATGGCTGTTTGGGGAAATGATCATGCTTCAGGAGCTGGTGCAGAAACCCCAGCTGATGCAGTGGAAGAACTAGACCAAAGAGGAGACAATGTTGATGATTTCCAAGTGGATTGGGAAATTGGAGAAGATGAAGGATTAGGCCAGAATGAGGCAGAGCATAATGTTGATAAGGCTGACTTATCTTCTTGTCCCTCTACAAACACTGCCAATGTAAAAAAACAGCTTACTGGCAAGAAACGATCCAGAAGTGATGATGGCTTTAATGACTTGGTGGCAGAAATCCATGATTATGTAGGTGCATACAAACATGTGGCAACATACTTCCAGAATGAATCTGAGAACAACACTAGGAAGATGAAGATCTTTGAAGAGATAATGCAACTACCGGGATTTTCTACAGAAGAGATCATGAATGCTGGTGAACATATTCTGAAAGATTCACACAAGCTTGATACGTTCTTTGCTCTGCCAAAGGAGCTTAGGAGCCACTATGTGGTGAAACAATTATCTGAGATCAATGCATATCATCCAACCTTTGATTTTCATTGTGGAGATGATGTGTAG